The DNA window tcacaaactgtccctcaaaggagctcacaatctaatgcccctaccatagtcatatgtcattaatgtagtctaaggacaattttgaggggaacccaaactccatgcagatagtgtcctggcagagattcgaacctggaacctagcgctgcaaaggcaagagtgctactcTTTATTTGTGCAGTGCATACAGAAAATAGGCTCATGTTTTGTTTAACCATGCCCACTTAAGCCATGCTCACAGTTTGGCACAATATTGCTACTGTGCGTTTTTTCCTTCTATGTTCCTAACCCTGTCACATATCATTAGCAATGTGCCTGTCTTTTATGATTTTGCTGTATGTAGTAAACAGCTGGAATATGTTGTAAACCTGCAATCCTCAAAATGTTTTGCTGCCCCCATTTCTTGCTTATCTGTGCCTCCTGGATTTTAAAGCTTTCTTTCTCTGGACCACAGACCGCATACCTGTAGTTTATAGAACTCTTGATGTTTCTTAAGTCCTGTACCCTCTTTTGTCAATTTTGTAGTATTCCAGAACTGTCTGTTGGAGACATTGCTGACGAGTCTTGCAGTTCCTGATGTCTTTAAACGTTTATCTTTAATGcactgtttattttatgttgggCAGTGGGCGACTTCACCCGTCAAAGCAAAAAGGGGGATACTTTTTGTCAGAGAATATTTACGGTTGCATAAAGGCCTCTGTATGAGAAAGCATGTATGAGGGCTCTAGTGTAAAGATTTCAGCTGTGGAGTCCCTCAAAGTTATATTAATCCAATAGGTTCAATAAATATACTCGCATAACTATATTATCACTTTTTGGGGAACTGTTCTTTTCAACTTTGTTGCCAAATTTGCTTGCAATGTAACGCGGCAATTTTGAAGCAGGGCTGTTTTGCTTCTGCTGTAAATATAAACGATTATATTTCATGAGTTATAGAACCTAGTCTTTACACCTTTGAACTCCGAGAAGTGAAGCTAGAAACCCTGCCAGATATGTAACTTATGTATCCAGATATGTATGTTATCTATATCAGCTGTATCTAATACAATATGCATTCCAGATTTTCCATCTTTTAGCAGTAAaacctgaatattattatttcacacaTCTATCCAAAAGCATCTGCAACTTTGTCCTTTCATTTAAACAGCTCTTTATGAACGTATACTAGTTTTTAAAGGTTAATCTTTCGAGGTCAATCTGCAAGTTAGtttttcaaagacaaaaaacGTGTCTGTTCCAATTTTAACACTTCTGCCTCATATCATTGgcttatttaaatacatttttataaaactggaaggtctatttgaaaaaataatgaaataaaaaaagtatataataaaaagttaaactttCCCAGATGACAGGATATTGCAGATTGTTGATATAAAGACATCTGCTAGCTCTGTGTCCTTTATCTTTAAGAAATATACAACGTTTTATGCAATGTGTTAATCATATTTGTGTTACTAAGGATTAACAAACACACTCATAAAGTCAATGTAGAAATTGTGCATTTTATTGTCTATAATACTTTGAGAGTATTAACCATTAGTATTTTGTTTCAAATACAGAGTCCTTAgtggtggtatttttttttctttttcgtttTAGAACAtctcctgtatttttttattgttctgatttGGCAGCCATGTGGAAAAAAGGGTCCCAACAACTCCAATTCACTTGAATGACAGAGATTGGGACCACGTTTGAACCCGCAGCAGATTGCTGCAGCTCACTGCCGGTCTGAACTGAAGCATACTAGGAGATTTTCCAAGgcaaagctaaaaaagaaaaattgaaggGTTATTAATTGGCCAAGTCAAAGCCTGTGATTCCCAAACTGTTTAGGGTTTTAAAATAAGTAGTTCATGGAAGGCAACAAGTTATGACATGGGTATGGGTATGACTGCTAAAGGTGACAATAACTAGGGCTGTGggtgtattttttcagtttttttttttattttctttttttttttttaaatcttctgaTGTTTcttaaccccccaaccgctaagcccgtaatttctcgcactaaatatttttgctcttttggataaccccgtattttttcgcctacactaaaatccccacttacctggtcccgctgtgctaatccagcttttatattcatgatatctactagaaccctattcggacatatttctgtaagttacaggtctacaatttaaaaaaaaaatttcatgaaaacctgtgacgcttttggaacagaaatctagaaatcagtgtaatgctcaggtggttaataaacaacatttacatATCTTGTTTCTATGTACTATTTACTTCTACTGatatttcttttgaataaatgaataaaaaggcaaacattCCTGGTGTTTTCATTCAAGTACATCACCTtcatctgtaggcactgtttatataaagatctaatgtttgtcATATTTAATAAGTCGGCAATTTTTATTTGAGTTTATCTTGCTTTACAAGGTAAAAACAAATCTTAGTAGTGCCGGTTGGGGTAAAGTGGGTGGGAGGggctaatgtttgtttttaataaattcattttaaaattgaactatgaacaaaaacattgcgcTAGAATTGAAAAGTTTTGCCTGCTAGTTGGAGGCCCTTATTAACTCTTTGTCATAGCACTTTTAAGGCTAACACATTGTTTAATTAACACATTGTATAATGCAGGTCAATTGGCTATGCATTTAACCCTCTTTTTTGGTGGAACAACTTGATAAATACTGGCCCACTTCTTGTGTGTTTGTGCAAAACAGCTGTAAGCAGTGTTGTTACTTGAGGAAGTTTAATGGGAACCTGTCACCCTACTCTTAATTTTAGTAACCATTACTAAAtgattatgtgttttatgtttttttggtgtgtttGTTACCTATGAAAGCCTCCCTTGTATAGACATCTAAAAACCATGACGCtaattagacactcccagaaaAGGAGAGGGCAATGACATCGCAGGAGAGAATGGGCTGAGCTAGGAAATTTACTGCACCTGAACAAGTCAAATTTGCTAATTTGTTTTAAAGGCATGttcaagtaaataaaacattgtttatggaaagaaaaaaacttcatGTAAGCTTTTAAAAACACTTGATTTCTGTATGCCTTTACCTGCAATTTTCAATGTGATAGAGTATCTTCAAATTTTTTCATCCTAAATAAGtggtgaaattatttatttatccagTGCCAGCACAATTTGGGGGATAGGAAAGAATACAAGGCTTGGTATACTTTTCCATGTGAACAGCACTGAGCTTCTAAATATTGTGCTATGGAATCTGGTGATTGCTGTGTTTTACCAACTTTGATGTAAACACTATATCAAAGTGAAATATGTCAAGGAAGGAATATTTCAGGGCTTCTACAGACCCCTTTCTTAGTCACTAAAACTCAAGTAACTCCATGAAACTGCTTTTTTGCCCAGCCTCCTCCCTTTGTCTTCAAGTATGCAAGTAAACTGCAAGTAAATCTGCACATTATTAAGAAGCCTGGAAATAGCTCTAAACCTTTTTTTGATGTTCCAGGGGGCATCAAGCATACATGAAATCTGGCCCGCACTATGATTTTATCCAATACCGTATGCTGGTGCATGAGATCACCCAGGCTTTTAATGGCATCAGCAAAGAAATTATCCAGATGAAGGATCGATTTCAGGAGGTGTATGATCGGTCAGATCTTGCAGAACACCTAGAAAAAATTCAGgagctggaaaaagaaaaattatcattGGTAAAGTATATAgccaatttttaaattacaatccAATGTGTCagtttgttttttctgctttttttgtgtaaagtataaataaatctcAGTGGTATGCTCTACTCACAAGGTTGATCTCGTTTTATCAGACAGCTAGGTTGCAGTTAGCCAAACAGAATGTGCAAGACCACCCCAGTCAGGAGTCCCACAAAGAGGAGGTACAGCAGTTAAAACATAAGTAAGTAACCTTAATTACTTGCTAACTCTTTCAAATTTGCATGTGGTTTAAGGAACACATTTGTTTATGATCAATAAACCATCTTGTATATATCAgtgtcctaaaaaaaaacccaaaagcttTCCACCTGGCTTTTTGCCAATACTATACCATTTGCTTAGTTTCATGTCATCTATTGAActgaagtatttaaaaaatattacattgcttTTCTTAGACGTATTAAATAGATTCCCTGAactacattaaatgttttttattttttaaatttatttacatatataactCATACTTGTCCCTCTGTtacagtgtttccccgaaaataagacactgtcttatattatttttttctccaagaaatgccctagggcttattttcaggtagggcttaaattttgagaagaacaacaaaccgcaaaaaaattaacatttatttcaaacgttatcacattctgtgacatcatggtaactctgtaagtaagctgtgtgctgtgtcctccctcttctACCCTTCCCCTccctcaccaatcagtcctgcatcactgtgctctggaagagagatgggacagccttatccacgctgttctcccttcactccccccagcacaatcagttctgcactgcactggaggagaggtgtggcatcctcagcgtcctcttctttctcttccccccaccacgatcatttgagaaggagagatgtgacaggctcagtgtgccctcccttcacatctctctctacaatcatcagctctgcccccggagaagtgatggattgtgtgagcctggaatactcgtacgtacggggtagtgatgttgtgacagtcctgcactcgtgtgacagcctgtgatgtcctttacttcctcccccaccactatgtacagtatgtgctgaaaatattctacggtattaagctagggcttacttttgggggagggcttatatttcgagcttgctggaaaacagccaaaaatcctgctagggcttactttcggggggtgtcttattttcggggaaacacggtaagaagCCCGTCCTTTTAGGACATCAATGGCTCAGAGCTTATGGTGTTAATGTCTTTCTAGACCCCTCAGCCCAACCTGAAGGTAAGTCACTTCGAATAAATCTGTGGTTATTATTTTAGAAGCTCTTATTGTATTAACTCACACCAAAGATGCTGGTTTTGAGGTTATCACATTTCCTTATTTTGTAAAATTGCAATGGGTTTGATTGATGTAGAAGCTGCAGCATATCATTTGTTAGTAAAATGTAAAGAGGTAGAGGTGTAAAAATTCCTCATTGCACATAAATGCACTTGAATGTACATCCCCTATGATCATACCCTAAGTTGTAtgcacataaatattaataattgaattcatcacatttaaataaatgtcttagTACTATATTGCATACATCAATATAACTTACACTCCTCTAAAATTCTCAGGAGttctgcctcctgtcagcacactgtCACTAACTGCagagcagtgtgaggagggccGCCAGCCCTCCCGCTGCCTGCGCATCTCCTGTCATCTGTGGCCTCCAGCTCACTGGCCATGGACCTGCAACCGTACGCTCCCTGGGGTTTGGGGACCTCTGATCTATAGAACACACCTACACTAATGTGGTAAAAGCAATTTTACTTAATTAGGGAGCATTCAAAATGATTGGGTTGATGTAACACATGATGTAGCAATGCTGAACAAGGGTGTTGGGGCTCAACATGCACCTTTAtgcaatgacatttattttggtgTGTTAGTtgctatgcttttattttatatactttaacctttttttatgcaTATGACTGATTTTGCTCTCCAGTCGCTCTACAAGCACTCATGCCATCATCGGCTGCAAATTACAAATTATTGCTCTTGACTGGTTTACTTATACTGGTTAAGTATAAGTACAATGGTGTACTATACTTGCACAGTGTGTGATGGCACCACTGCTTGTAGTTTCAACCAGAGGTCTTTGTGATTGGATGACCACACAGGGCTACATTTGGGAGATagttattgccaaaaaaacaggaaacacatttctgtaGTGCCTGAGGCACAATGagttttgttacataaaaatggTTATCTAGtgactgaaaaaaatgatttgtatagCTGGACAGAAATGCTCTTTGTGACATCAATGTCCTAATAGAaagctgtaataataataagctttCACAAGTGGCACCCTGCATGAAAACAGTTAAACTGACATATAGTGATAATAGTTATTTGCCTTATTATTGTGACTGATATACATCACTATAACAACACTTTGCTAGCGTCTCAGCTCTAAACAAGCACTTTGGCTGTTATTCTGGGTGTTTCATAAACACTACCTAAACTTctatattgtatgtaatgtaagccagatgtatattatttatagctCCCATCCGTTCCCTTAGGATAATTAAAACCGTGGAAGCAATCAGTGAAGTACTGCAAGATTTCAAGTACGACTGTGAAGAAATACAATGACGTCTCACTTTTTGGAAGGTACAGAGAGAAAATGGGGCCCAGTCTGGACCAATGCTTTGAATCTGCAGTACAACAGACCTATTTCTGTTACATCTTCTGCCCTCTGGGTGACATTCTGGTTATTTATCTATAGGTGCTTCTGCTTTCCAGCTATGGCAGGAGGAGATGCCTTTTATTGCACTGCATCTTCTATCCATTTACACTTGGGTCCTAATGCACAgttcttttcaataaatttttttatagagTATGTGTAAAATGCCTTATGATCTGTTTCCAGTAAGCAACTTTATTGCCAAAAAATAAGGCTGCTGCCACagataaatttaattttgtatacttgATGGAAACTTGTAGTAAAAGAAATGTAGTGGCTGCCAAAAACTAAAGGCTATTTTTGGCTAATATTTTTACTACAAATATTTTGAGTCTTTAATGTAACAAGCATGCTACCTGTTAAAACCGAATGACGACAGGACTCCTGAGCTGCATACTTTTTTTAAGGTCAGTAAGTCAGAAACTTGGTGCCACTGGATAAATTTGACAGCCATTTAGCTTGCATAGCAAAAGGGAAAGTTAGCAAAGgcatcctttgttttttttttcttcatattgtaTTTTCAGAGTTGTAAATATATTGTGGGTCAAATCTGCAAGTGAATACTGATATTGTGGTTTTCAGCACCTGTGTGTTAGTATGTTACAATAAGTAAAAATTACATCACCAGTAtcttttgtgttatttattatttttgtataatttgttcAGGTCTCCAAACTGATCACCTATCATGCTATGCTTTAATCTCAGGATGTACTGAAAATTTGACAAAAATCATAAGATTGCCACACAATTTTGGTGTAGTGCTGAATATGTACAAGGTAGTGATAGTTGTGGTAGAAATGTGGATGCAATTATTGCATAATCTCAAGGTTTTGTCCACCTTGTTCCCCCCCAATCAAGGAGAAAATTTCAGACAGATTAACCTCCTTTTTTGTTGCTATTGCCACCTAGTAGGGCCAACTGCACTCACAAATCTTCCCTCAGGTAAAAATCATACTATAATAAGGAGAGTTATTATAGGGTACACTTAGTATAAGCTGACAGTTAACCCTAAGCTCATTATGAACCAATGCAACAGGGACACCACAGaccagacaggaggaggaggaggagtaatGGCACTTCACCATGGACCATCAGTGTAGGGGAAAATGGGGATAGTCACAACTGGGCACCACTGTAATGGGGGGGttatttatgggggggggggttaaaatagCTTTGATTTTTGTGTAACAGTtgttagcagtaaaaaaaaattactccataCAAGCTTCCACATATGATTGAAAAACCACTGCTTTACAATAATAAGTCACAGCACATTTCACTAGCTGTGGAGATCTCACATGGATAGAGCAAAAATTCACGTTAAGTGAAGAAAGGTCTTCAAGTGATTTGTTGGGAAAAGAATGACTGTTTTAATGATGTAccacctattattattatgttttttaagtgccatcatattatgcagcactgtacattaattaggggtttcAAACCACAAACCTGCATAATAGATCaccacaaacaatgacacaaaag is part of the Pyxicephalus adspersus chromosome 3, UCB_Pads_2.0, whole genome shotgun sequence genome and encodes:
- the REX1BD gene encoding required for excision 1-B domain-containing protein, whose protein sequence is MTDKDFKLLLKRFYELQAERVETYHLFDEGHQAYMKSGPHYDFIQYRMLVHEITQAFNGISKEIIQMKDRFQEVYDRSDLAEHLEKIQELEKEKLSLTARLQLAKQNVQDHPSQESHKEEVQQLKHKIIKTVEAISEVLQDFKYDCEEIQ